The segment GAGAGCCTGGGAGTTAAGACTCTGATCAACTGCCAGGGCGAGGTGACACGCCTGGGCGGCGCCCTGATGGAGCAGGAGACGATCGATGCTATGGCTGAGGCGGCAAGGTACTCGGTGCGCATGGATGAGCTTCAGGCTGCGGCCAGCAGGATAATCGCCAGAGTAACCGGTGCGGAGGCGGGCTATGTCACCTCGGGAGCCTCTGCAGCACTGACACTGGCCACAGCCGCCTGCCTGGCGGGCCTTGACGTGGGCCGTATGAATCGACTGCCGGACACCAGCAACATGCCCAACGAGGTGCTGATGGATCAGCGCCAGCGGCAGGGCTACGACCATGCCATCCGGCTGGCCGGCGCAAAGATAATCAATGTGGGCATGCCAAATTTCAGGATACTTGGTGACGAGGCCTATACGACCAAATGGTGGGAATTCGAATCGGCCATAACCGAGCGAACGGCGGCCATCGCCTATTTCCAGGTGCCGGACCACAATCCTCCCATGGAGGAGATTGTCAGGCTTAGCCGCAAATACAAGCTACCGCTGATCGTGGATGCCGCAGAACAGGTCCCGCCCATGGAGAACCTGCGCAGGTTCATCGAGATGGGCGCCACGCTGGTGGCTTACAGCGGAGGCAAGGGAATCCGGGGCCCGCAGAACTCCGGCATACTTTGCGGGAAAAAGGAGCTGATCGCATCTGTAGCGCTGCAGAATCTCGACATGGGGCTGACCAACTTCGAAGCCTGGGAGATTTCCCCCGATCTCATAACGAAGGAGAAGCTGCGCGGCATACCGCAGCAGGGGCTTGGCCGCGGCATGAAGGCCAGCAAGGAGTCAATCGTCGGCCTGCTGGTAGCCCTGCAGCGCATGGAGAGCCGGAGCTCTACCAGCATGGAGCAGCTCAGCCGTAATATCCAGCCCATCGGGGAGATGGTGAAGGGTATCCCCGGTGTGGAGACCGAGATCAGGGCGCTCTTCCCCGGCAGCCACCCCATGCTAATGGTAAAGCTCGATGAGGGCAAAGTGGGCAAGAGCGCCGTCGACATTGTCAGGAAGTTGAAAGAGGGTGAGCCCAGCATCTATGTAACGGATATGCTGGCGCCCTTTGGTATGATATTTATCTCTGCGGTCAACATGATCTATAAAGAACAGGTGAAAATAGTCGGGCAACGGTTGCTGACCGCACTGAAAAATTAGCTGTAGCTGTACGACGGGTATACCGTTATATAAAGGCAGTCGTGTTTAAATAAACTACTGTCAGTAAGTTAGGCATCCAGTGACAAAGCTGTCGGTACCTGTATGAATATATGCCAAGCAAAAAGCACATTTTAGAGAAATGAAATTCGCCAAGGTAATTGAAATAACTGAAAATCCGGGCCTCTTCGGATTTTATTAAAAACCATACTGAAGTGACTATTTTTCCCAGTCATTCTGATCGACTTACGACACTATTTTGACCCTCTGCCTGCTGGCTTCCTATAATTCATTAATGGCAGAATTCACCCGCCGTGATTTCCTTAAATACGCCCTGGCCGGAGTTGGCGCCGTCCTGGCTGCCAGGTTCATCACCGCCTGCTCATCACCTCAGACCGCACAGAACAATCCACCGATGCCAGCACCCGTTACACCGGCGACAGAGGAAAATGACACTTCCGCAGTGAAATATCCCGACCTGGCTGTGGTACGCGGCGGAGAGCCGGAGGCACTGGCCAGAAAGGCTGTTGAACTGCTGGGCGGTATCAGACGATTTGTTAAGAAGGGAGACAACGTCATCATTAAACCCAACATCGGACCCGCAATGCGTACTTATGAGTATGCCGCCACCACCAACCCCTGGCTGGTGGCAGCCGTGGCCAGGCTGTGTCTGGAGGCCGGCGCCGGCAGGGTCCGGGTCATGGACCAGCCCTTCAGCGGTACCGCGGAATCGGGCTTTTTAAACAGCGGCATCCGGGAGGAGGTTGAAAAGGCAGGCGGGGAGATCGAGCTGATGTCGCGATTTAAATATGCGTCAACCGATATTCCACTGGGCAGGGACATCAAGAAATGGAACATCTACGAGGATATTCTCAAGGCCGACGTGCTGATCAACATACCCATCGCCAAACAGCACGGCTCAGCGCTGCTCACGCTGGGCATGAAAAACCTGATGGGCGCGGTCCAGGCCGCTCAGCTCTTTCACCTAAACCTCCACCAGCGCATCGCTGACCTGGCCAGCCGCGTCAGGCCGACACTGACCATACTCGACGCCATTCGCATACTCACGGCCAATGGCCCGACGGGAGGCGACCTCAGGGACGTTAAGAAACTCGATACCGTGATCGCCGGCTGCGATATAGTAGCGGTGGACAGCTACGCCACCTCTCTTTTCGGTCTCCGGCCGGACGATATACCGCACATAAAGATAGCCGCGGAGATGGGGCTGGGCAGCAACGACCTATATAAACTGAACATCAGGGAAGTAACGCTTGGCAGCTGAGAATAAAAGCAGCGCCGGCTGGAATACGCGTAGCTGGCTCAACCTGCGCACGGCCATACAGGCGCTGGCCTTTATCGGATTTCTGGCGCTCTTCCTGAACGCTGTCCCTCTTCTCATGCGCCTCGACCCCCTGGCCGTTCTGGCAAACTTTATCTCCGGCAGGAGCTTACCGCCTTTCGCATTCATAGCCCTTGCGATGACATTGCTGGCGCTTATCTTCGGACGCGCCTGGTGCGGATGGCTCTGCCCCATGGGCACGCTGCTGGAATGGATCTCCTTCAATAAGTGTCGTACGAAGAAGATCACGATACCCGACGGCTGGAGGTCGGTGAAATACGTCATTTTAATTGCCATCATCCTCGCCGCCGTCTTCTCCAACCTGACATTAATGATATTCGACCCGCTGACCATCATGGTACGCACCTTCGCCACCGCCATATGGCCCGGTCTCGACCTTGCCGTCAACGCCGCGGAGTCGCTGCTCAATAATGTGCCGGTATTCCAGGCCCCGCTGGCGCGCTTTGACAATGCTTTAAGGCCACTGCTCTTGCCGACGACCCAGCTCAGCTATCCGGAGGGTTGGATCTTTGCCGTTGTGCTAGCCGCGATAATACTGATGAACCTGGTTGCGGAACGGTTCTGGTGCCGCTGCCTCTGCCCACTTGGCGCGTTCTACGGGTTGGCCGGCAAGATCAGTCTCATTCGCCGCCGCGTCAACGAAAGCTGCATCAAATGCAAGCTTTGCGAGGACACCTGCCCCACCGGCACCATACGCAGGGATAAGGATTGCTCCAGCGATCCCGGCGAATGCATTGTGTGCCTTAAATGCATGGATTCCTGCCCCTGCTCCACCAGCGATTTCGGCCCGATGTTTTCCCCGGCTAAATTCAACAGTTACGATCCCGTGCGCCGCCAGCTTTTCCTGGGACTGGGCGCCGGCGCCGTACTGGCGCTGCTGTTCCGCCTGGGCCTACCGTCAAAGCAGCGTAATCCTTATGCCATCAGACCTCCGGGTGCCGGCGAGCAGGACATGACGGCTAAATGCATCCGCTGCGGCGAGTGCATCAAGGCCTGCCCGACAGGTGCCATACAGCCTTCGCAGATGGATAGCGGCCCCGAACAATTATGGACGCCCGTGATCGTGCCGCGCATCGGCTTCTGCCAGTATTCCTGCAACGCTTGCGGAAGTACCTGCCCGGTATCAGCCATACCTGCGCTTTCCCTTGCAGAGAAGAAGTCCACCATCATCGGCAGGGCTTTTATCGACCGCGACCGCTGCCTGCCCTGGGCCCAGAACACGCCCTGTATAGTCTGCGAGGAGATGTGCCCCGTGCCGCGCAAGGCCATACTACTGCACACGGTCCGGACTAAAAGAGAGGACGGCGGCACGATGCTGCTGCAGCTCCCCACAGTCCAGGCCGGGCGCTGCATCGGCTGCGGACTGTGCGAATACAAATGCCCGGTGGAAGGGGAGTCTGCCATCCGCGTCACGGCCTGAGCATACGATAAGCCCCTTTGACTAAGCAGCGTATTTGTGTTAGAAATTACCCGTACGTATCTGTTGTAAAGATACGACTGATTTGAACAGGAAGTGAGCTATGTTTCGCAGTTTCGGCATACCTGAGCTGTTACTTGTCCTTCTTATAGTGTTGCTCGTTTTCGGCGCGGCGCGACTGCCGCAGATCGGCGACGCCCTGGGCAAAGCCATACGCAATTTCCGCAAAGGCGCTTCGGGCGAGGGTGATAAAGATAAGGCGGATAACGTAAGCAAGTCCGATGCCGGGGCCGCCGATACAAATAGCCCCAAAACGTAATCTTAATAATCGCCGTTCCAACCATTTCTGTGAGGCAGTTGTAAGCCATGGACTTTTTCGGGATAGGTCTGCCGGAGATAATTTTCATCCTCCTCATCGCCTTTGTGCTTTTCGGTCCCAAACGCATCGTGGAGATCAGCAGATCGGCCGGCAACGTCATGCGTAACCTGTCAAAAGACGCCTCGGATATACAAAGAAAACTGAGCGAAGAACTGGAAGGAGAGAAACCGGGCGGGCACGGCACGCCGGATAGGAGCTCGGATGGGGCAAAGCCCTGAATCACACCTCATGAGCAAATCGAGTTCCAAAGGCATCTCGCTGCATCTTGAAGAATTGAGGCGGCGTTTAATAGTCAGCCTGATAGCCGTTGCCGCAGGCGTCATTATCTCCTTCGCCTTCGCCAACCAGCTTTTTGCCATACTCATCCAGCCCGCCGGGGGGGTCAGCCTGATTTTCGTAGAGGTGACCGAGATGCTGAGCACCTATATGCAGGTGTGCCTGATCGGCGGCATCATCCTTTCCATGCCTGTCCTGGTCTACGAACTAATCGCCTTCGTCACCCCGGCCTTAACAGCGCCGGAGAGAAAATATGTCTGGATAATCCTGCCCTTCATCATACTGATGTTCGCGGGAGGCGTACTTTTCGGCTATTTCATTCTCATCCCACCTGCCATGCAGTTCCTGCTCAACTTCGGCTCGGACATTGCCACGCCCCAGATCAGGATAGGCAACTACATCTCGCTCGTATCCAGGCTGCTTCTGGCCATCGGCCTGGTTTTCGAAACACCTGTCATCACCACCTTCCTGGCCAGGCTGGGCATACTGTCCTGGAAATGGCTGGCAAAGCAGTGGAAATGGGCCATCGTATTGGCCTTCGTGCTGGGCGCCCTGATCACGCCTACGCTCGATCCGGTCAACCAGACGCTGGTGGCCCTGCCATTGATCGTTCTTTATCTGCTGAGCATTCTGCTGGCGCGGCTGGTCCAGAAACGCAAGAGCGGACGCAGCTAAAGCAACGCCCCTACAAGATAAAACGTAGGGGCGGATTTTTAAATCCGCCCGAAACGGGCGTACCTGAAGGTACGCCCCTGCAGGATTCAAATCAGATATAATATTGGTCATGATGGAAATATCGCCAAACTGGTACCCGGCCATCAACGCGCGCCGATCGCGGCGCAGCTATGACAGGAACAGTGCTATAGATGCGGAGGCCCGCAGCCGTTTGCACGACGTATGCAGCGGCTTCAGACCATTCAACGGCGTGCGCGTGGAGTTCATCGACCAGCCCCCCGACGATATCTTTGCCAACGCGCTCGGCTTCTACGGGAACATCAAGGGCGCCCCTGCTTTTCTGGCCTTCATAGGCGACAGTGCCGACCTCAACGTGCAGGAGAAGATGGGGTATACGGGAGAGGCTGCCATACTCGAGGCAACCTCGCTGGGGCTGGGCACCTGCTGGGTGGCTCTCACCTACAACGCTAAAACGGTCAAATCCCTGATACAGCTGGAAAGGAGCGAGAAGCTGATCTGCGTTTCGCCGGTGGGCTATACCACCAATAAGTGGTCCTTCGGAGAAAATGTGTATAGCGGCTTCGGATCCAACCATCAGCGAAAACCGCTGCAAACCTTGGTCACCGGGCTTTCTGAAGCGCAGCGGCCGGACTGGGCAAAGACGGCTGTTGAAGCGGCACGCCTGGCCCCGTCGGCCATGAACCGCCAGCCGTGGGGTTTCCTCGTTGATGAGCGCAGCGTCACGGTGTACATTAAAGACCGCGGGCCGGAGTTCAACGTGGCCAGGCGTCTGGACTGCGGGATAGCCATGCTGCACATCGAGCTGGGCGCTTTGAGCAAAGGAGCGACAGGCAGCTGGACTTTCTTGAAGCATCCGCAGGTAGCACGTTTCACCGTGAGATAGCCGCCATTACCGTACCTATGGAAACACCACACAAGACCAAAAGCCACAAGATAGCCGTTATGCTGGTGACGTCCATCGCGGCGTTCGTCACGCCTTTCATGGCGGCGTCGGTCAACATAGCCCTGCCCTCCATCGCAAGAGATTACTCGATGGATGCGATCACCCTGAGCTGGATCGCCACATCATTCATACTTTCCGCCGCCGTTTTTCTCATACCTTTCGGCCGCATAGCCGATATCAGCGGAAGAAAAAGAGTCTTCATCTGGGGCGGCGCCATATTCGGCGCCGCATCGATACTGGCTGCACTGGCATGGTCACCCGTTATTCTCATCACCGTACGCGTTATACAGGGTATCGGCGGGGCAATGCTCTTCGGCACAAGCGCAGCCATCATCTCCTCGGTCTACCCACCCGGCGAGAGGGGTCGGGCCATGGGCATCAACATAGCCATAGTCTATCTGGGGCTGTCGCTGGGACCCTTCCTGGGCGGACTGATGACGCAGTACATGGGATGGCGCAGCATCTTTTGGCTCAATGCCCTGCTCTGCGCACTGCTGGTGATGATAACCGTATGGAGGCTCAAGCCTGAGTGGGCTGAAGCGCGCGGCGAGAGATTCGATTACTTCGGATCGTTCGTCTACGGGGCAGGGCTGGTGGCGCTGATGTATGGCCTGTCCGAACTGCCCTCCATACACGGGTTTGTCTCGCTGGGCGCCGGCCTGGTGATATTGCTGGTCTTCCTCAGATGGGAAGCCACCATCACCAGCCCTATACTCGATATAAACCTCTTTGCCGAAAACCGGGTTTTCGCCTTCTCCAATCTGGCGGCATTTATCAACTACAGCGCCACCTTCGCCGTCGGCTTCCTGCTCAGCCTGTATCTTCAATATATAAAGGGGCAGAATCCCAGCGATGCAGGAATGGTACTGGTAGCCATGCCGGTGGTGCAGGCCGTCTTTTCTCCGCTGGCAGGACGGCTGTCCGACAGAGTCGAACCGCGGCTGCTCGCCTCGGTGGGCATGACGCTCACGGCCGCCGGTCTGTTGCTACTGGTCTTCATCGGATCTGATACCGCCATCTGGTATATTATAATCAGCTTGGTAGTGCTCGGCGCCGGCTTCGCCCTCTTCTCCTCACCCAACGTCAACGCCGTGATGAGCTCGGTGGATAAGAAATCGCTGGGCGTGGCATCAGCTACACTGGCCACCATGCGCCTTACCGGTCAGATGTTCAGCCTGGGTATCGCCATGCTGCTGATCTCTCTTTTTATGGGACGTGTCGCAGTCTCGCCCGAAGTGTATCCACAGTATATCTTAAGCCTGCAGTCAGCCTTTGCCATCTTTACGACACTCTGCATTGGTGGTATATTTGCCTCGATGGCAAGGGGTAAAGCACATTGAATCGGGACGGGTACTTATGAGTGAACCAGGCGCTTCCGCAATCAGCATCATTCACTTCGACAAAACCGACTACCGGATCAAGACCGACGCCTCCATCGAAGACTGCAAAGCCTGCAGGGAGCAGGCCGGCATCACATGGATCAATGTCGACAGCGTCACCGATGCCGATCTGCTGCAAACGATCGGCAGCATCTTCAACCTGCACGAGCTGACTATCCAGGATATCTCCAACACGGGGCACAGGGTAAAGCAGGAGGACTTCGACGGCTACATGCTGATAATCCTAAAAATGCTGGAGTTCAACAAGGCCAGCAGCTCGATCGAAGCGGAGCAACTCAGCATCGTATTCGGCAAGAACTACCTGATAACCTTCC is part of the Dehalococcoidia bacterium genome and harbors:
- a CDS encoding DegT/DnrJ/EryC1/StrS family aminotransferase is translated as MNIYESLGVKTLINCQGEVTRLGGALMEQETIDAMAEAARYSVRMDELQAAASRIIARVTGAEAGYVTSGASAALTLATAACLAGLDVGRMNRLPDTSNMPNEVLMDQRQRQGYDHAIRLAGAKIINVGMPNFRILGDEAYTTKWWEFESAITERTAAIAYFQVPDHNPPMEEIVRLSRKYKLPLIVDAAEQVPPMENLRRFIEMGATLVAYSGGKGIRGPQNSGILCGKKELIASVALQNLDMGLTNFEAWEISPDLITKEKLRGIPQQGLGRGMKASKESIVGLLVALQRMESRSSTSMEQLSRNIQPIGEMVKGIPGVETEIRALFPGSHPMLMVKLDEGKVGKSAVDIVRKLKEGEPSIYVTDMLAPFGMIFISAVNMIYKEQVKIVGQRLLTALKN
- a CDS encoding DUF362 domain-containing protein, which codes for MAEFTRRDFLKYALAGVGAVLAARFITACSSPQTAQNNPPMPAPVTPATEENDTSAVKYPDLAVVRGGEPEALARKAVELLGGIRRFVKKGDNVIIKPNIGPAMRTYEYAATTNPWLVAAVARLCLEAGAGRVRVMDQPFSGTAESGFLNSGIREEVEKAGGEIELMSRFKYASTDIPLGRDIKKWNIYEDILKADVLINIPIAKQHGSALLTLGMKNLMGAVQAAQLFHLNLHQRIADLASRVRPTLTILDAIRILTANGPTGGDLRDVKKLDTVIAGCDIVAVDSYATSLFGLRPDDIPHIKIAAEMGLGSNDLYKLNIREVTLGS
- a CDS encoding 4Fe-4S binding protein, which encodes MAAENKSSAGWNTRSWLNLRTAIQALAFIGFLALFLNAVPLLMRLDPLAVLANFISGRSLPPFAFIALAMTLLALIFGRAWCGWLCPMGTLLEWISFNKCRTKKITIPDGWRSVKYVILIAIILAAVFSNLTLMIFDPLTIMVRTFATAIWPGLDLAVNAAESLLNNVPVFQAPLARFDNALRPLLLPTTQLSYPEGWIFAVVLAAIILMNLVAERFWCRCLCPLGAFYGLAGKISLIRRRVNESCIKCKLCEDTCPTGTIRRDKDCSSDPGECIVCLKCMDSCPCSTSDFGPMFSPAKFNSYDPVRRQLFLGLGAGAVLALLFRLGLPSKQRNPYAIRPPGAGEQDMTAKCIRCGECIKACPTGAIQPSQMDSGPEQLWTPVIVPRIGFCQYSCNACGSTCPVSAIPALSLAEKKSTIIGRAFIDRDRCLPWAQNTPCIVCEEMCPVPRKAILLHTVRTKREDGGTMLLQLPTVQAGRCIGCGLCEYKCPVEGESAIRVTA
- the tatA gene encoding twin-arginine translocase TatA/TatE family subunit: MFRSFGIPELLLVLLIVLLVFGAARLPQIGDALGKAIRNFRKGASGEGDKDKADNVSKSDAGAADTNSPKT
- a CDS encoding twin-arginine translocase TatA/TatE family subunit; the encoded protein is MDFFGIGLPEIIFILLIAFVLFGPKRIVEISRSAGNVMRNLSKDASDIQRKLSEELEGEKPGGHGTPDRSSDGAKP
- the tatC gene encoding twin-arginine translocase subunit TatC, with translation MGQSPESHLMSKSSSKGISLHLEELRRRLIVSLIAVAAGVIISFAFANQLFAILIQPAGGVSLIFVEVTEMLSTYMQVCLIGGIILSMPVLVYELIAFVTPALTAPERKYVWIILPFIILMFAGGVLFGYFILIPPAMQFLLNFGSDIATPQIRIGNYISLVSRLLLAIGLVFETPVITTFLARLGILSWKWLAKQWKWAIVLAFVLGALITPTLDPVNQTLVALPLIVLYLLSILLARLVQKRKSGRS
- a CDS encoding nitroreductase family protein — protein: MMEISPNWYPAINARRSRRSYDRNSAIDAEARSRLHDVCSGFRPFNGVRVEFIDQPPDDIFANALGFYGNIKGAPAFLAFIGDSADLNVQEKMGYTGEAAILEATSLGLGTCWVALTYNAKTVKSLIQLERSEKLICVSPVGYTTNKWSFGENVYSGFGSNHQRKPLQTLVTGLSEAQRPDWAKTAVEAARLAPSAMNRQPWGFLVDERSVTVYIKDRGPEFNVARRLDCGIAMLHIELGALSKGATGSWTFLKHPQVARFTVR
- a CDS encoding MFS transporter, with amino-acid sequence METPHKTKSHKIAVMLVTSIAAFVTPFMAASVNIALPSIARDYSMDAITLSWIATSFILSAAVFLIPFGRIADISGRKRVFIWGGAIFGAASILAALAWSPVILITVRVIQGIGGAMLFGTSAAIISSVYPPGERGRAMGINIAIVYLGLSLGPFLGGLMTQYMGWRSIFWLNALLCALLVMITVWRLKPEWAEARGERFDYFGSFVYGAGLVALMYGLSELPSIHGFVSLGAGLVILLVFLRWEATITSPILDINLFAENRVFAFSNLAAFINYSATFAVGFLLSLYLQYIKGQNPSDAGMVLVAMPVVQAVFSPLAGRLSDRVEPRLLASVGMTLTAAGLLLLVFIGSDTAIWYIIISLVVLGAGFALFSSPNVNAVMSSVDKKSLGVASATLATMRLTGQMFSLGIAMLLISLFMGRVAVSPEVYPQYILSLQSAFAIFTTLCIGGIFASMARGKAH